A stretch of the Candidatus Polarisedimenticolia bacterium genome encodes the following:
- a CDS encoding RNA chaperone Hfq, protein MINRKLIRPNLSDLKDKMTAPAHRPQRKQVPPEQTNAEAFYYLKQMNSKTPMVVVLTDGEQLHGVIEWYDRTCIKVNREGAPNLLVNKHTIKYMYKAEEIAGADGPPDEIR, encoded by the coding sequence ATGATCAACCGGAAGCTCATCAGACCGAACCTATCCGACTTGAAGGACAAGATGACCGCTCCGGCGCACCGCCCGCAACGCAAGCAAGTCCCGCCCGAGCAGACGAACGCCGAAGCGTTCTACTACTTGAAGCAGATGAATTCGAAGACCCCCATGGTCGTCGTCCTCACCGACGGTGAGCAGCTTCACGGGGTCATCGAGTGGTACGACCGCACCTGCATCAAGGTGAATCGGGAAGGGGCCCCGAACCTGTTGGTGAACAAGCACACCATCAAATACATGTACAAGGCAGAGGAAATCGCCGGCGCCGACGGCCCGCCCGACGAAATCCGCTGA
- the pdxA gene encoding 4-hydroxythreonine-4-phosphate dehydrogenase PdxA: MNPALALTCGDPAGIGPEIAVKSLSDLEIISSCRLVVVGDVAQLRGTAASLQIDLPQSTQAWDGKSPLEGAGPFLLDLGPTGPEAQPGKPSADSGKAAMAAIRKAVALAWEKRIQGIVTAPISKKAIEMAGFEATGHTEILAKLTDSRQVGMMFVTPTFKVVLLSTHLSLRQAIACVTRDRLAGMIRFAQKEHKRIFGAEPRIGVAGLNPHAGEDSLFGEDEEKEIAPAIESCREEGIDVWGPYPPDSVYLRAMRDEIDLVVALYHDQATIPVKISSFGKSAGLTLGLPFLRTSVDHGTAFDIAGKGVADPSSLREAISLAVRLTRNSA; encoded by the coding sequence GTGAATCCCGCCCTCGCCCTGACCTGCGGAGATCCGGCCGGCATCGGCCCCGAGATCGCCGTCAAGAGCCTCTCCGATCTCGAGATCATCTCTTCCTGCCGTCTCGTGGTCGTGGGCGACGTGGCGCAGCTTCGCGGCACCGCGGCCTCCCTGCAGATCGACCTTCCGCAGAGCACCCAGGCATGGGACGGCAAGAGCCCGCTGGAAGGAGCGGGGCCCTTCCTGCTGGATCTCGGGCCGACCGGCCCCGAGGCGCAGCCGGGAAAGCCCTCGGCCGACTCCGGAAAAGCCGCCATGGCGGCGATCCGCAAGGCGGTGGCCCTCGCCTGGGAGAAGAGGATTCAGGGGATCGTCACGGCCCCGATCAGCAAGAAGGCGATTGAGATGGCCGGTTTCGAGGCCACGGGCCACACCGAGATCCTGGCCAAGCTGACCGACAGCCGCCAGGTCGGCATGATGTTCGTCACTCCGACGTTCAAGGTCGTCCTCCTGAGCACGCACCTCTCGCTCCGCCAGGCGATCGCCTGCGTCACCCGGGACCGGCTCGCGGGGATGATCCGGTTCGCCCAAAAGGAGCACAAGCGGATCTTCGGGGCCGAGCCGAGGATCGGCGTGGCCGGATTGAATCCCCACGCGGGAGAGGACTCGCTCTTCGGGGAGGACGAGGAGAAGGAGATCGCCCCGGCCATCGAGTCGTGCCGCGAGGAGGGGATCGACGTCTGGGGTCCCTACCCGCCCGATTCGGTCTATCTCCGGGCGATGCGCGACGAGATCGATCTCGTCGTGGCTCTCTACCACGACCAGGCCACGATTCCCGTGAAGATCTCGTCGTTCGGAAAATCGGCCGGCCTGACCCTCGGCCTGCCCTTCCTGCGCACTTCCGTGGATCACGGCACCGCCTTCGACATCGCCGGCAAGGGGGTCGCCGATCCCTCCAGCCTGCGGGAGGCGATTTCCCTCGCCGTGCGCCTGACCCGAAACTCCGCCTAG
- a CDS encoding inositol monophosphatase family protein yields the protein MAKPTREPENPGSALDPGTLLVTALDAARRGGEILKGHLGRGRQLAVTEKGRNDFVTRADRDSEEAIVGLIRARHPEHAIRTEESAAAPGTGAEWIVDPLDGTTNFIHRYPFFATSVAVRTGGVLAAGAIYDPIREEMFAAARGRGATLNGSAIAVSDCPRLAEALLVTGFPFRSLAQLPQFLHSLSRLIQAASGVRRDGSAALDCCYVACGRLDGFWECSLSAWDIAAGALIIREAGGTVTDFEGKEGFLGSGDIVASPPMLHASLLEEVRKAFRP from the coding sequence ATGGCAAAGCCCACCCGCGAGCCTGAGAATCCCGGATCGGCCCTCGATCCCGGCACGCTCCTCGTCACGGCGCTGGACGCGGCGCGGCGCGGAGGCGAGATCCTGAAAGGGCATCTGGGACGCGGCCGGCAGCTGGCGGTGACGGAGAAAGGGCGGAACGACTTCGTGACGCGCGCCGATCGCGACTCGGAGGAGGCGATCGTCGGGCTTATCCGCGCGCGGCATCCGGAGCATGCCATCCGGACCGAAGAGTCGGCGGCGGCGCCGGGCACCGGCGCCGAGTGGATCGTCGACCCGCTCGACGGAACCACCAACTTCATCCACCGCTATCCCTTTTTCGCGACGTCGGTGGCGGTGCGCACCGGCGGCGTGCTGGCGGCGGGGGCGATCTACGACCCGATCCGGGAGGAGATGTTCGCGGCGGCGCGCGGGAGAGGGGCCACCCTGAACGGCTCCGCCATCGCCGTCTCGGATTGCCCGCGCCTCGCGGAGGCCCTGCTGGTGACCGGCTTTCCCTTCCGGTCGCTGGCGCAGCTCCCGCAGTTCCTGCATTCGCTGAGCCGGCTGATCCAGGCGGCCTCGGGGGTCCGGCGGGACGGCTCGGCGGCGCTGGATTGCTGTTACGTCGCCTGCGGCCGCCTCGACGGTTTCTGGGAATGCTCGCTTTCCGCCTGGGACATCGCCGCCGGAGCGCTGATCATCCGGGAGGCGGGAGGAACCGTGACCGACTTCGAGGGGAAGGAAGGCTTCCTGGGCTCGGGGGACATCGTCGCCTCGCCGCCGATGCTACACGCTTCCCTCCTGGAGGAGGTCCGGAAAGCCTTCCGGCCCTGA
- the xerC gene encoding tyrosine recombinase XerC, with translation MESAIRAYLRHLRLDVNSSAETLRAYGSDLGEFAAFLEKEVGGGREVAPKQVDRLAVRAFLGDLHRRQAKRSTVARKLAAIRSFFRYLKRQGKLSANPAAAVATPRQEKRLPKQLSVVEVQHLVEIADDSAPLGARDRAILELLYASGVRVSELTGLDLDDLDLGDGMMRVLGKGKKERMVPVGSKAIAAIRVYLRRRADLEPRPGRGGDALFLNFRGTRLNVRSVRRIVDRYIRQCAILRKVSPHTLRHSFATHLLDAGADLRSIQELLGHASLSTTQKYTHVSTERLLRTYGKAHPRA, from the coding sequence GTGGAATCGGCCATCCGAGCCTACCTCCGCCATCTGCGCCTCGACGTGAACTCCTCGGCCGAGACGCTGCGCGCCTACGGCTCGGATCTCGGGGAGTTCGCGGCGTTTCTGGAGAAGGAGGTCGGAGGCGGTCGCGAGGTGGCGCCGAAACAGGTGGATCGGCTGGCGGTGCGCGCCTTCCTCGGCGATCTGCATCGACGGCAGGCCAAGCGCTCGACCGTGGCCCGGAAGCTGGCCGCCATCCGCTCCTTCTTCCGCTATCTGAAACGCCAGGGGAAGCTGAGCGCGAACCCCGCCGCGGCGGTGGCGACGCCGCGCCAGGAGAAGCGGCTTCCGAAGCAGCTCAGCGTCGTCGAGGTGCAGCACCTCGTCGAGATCGCCGACGATTCCGCCCCCCTGGGGGCGCGGGATCGGGCGATCCTCGAGCTGCTGTACGCCAGCGGCGTCCGCGTCTCGGAGCTGACGGGGCTCGATCTCGACGATCTCGACCTGGGCGACGGCATGATGCGGGTGCTCGGGAAGGGGAAGAAGGAGAGGATGGTGCCGGTCGGCTCGAAGGCGATCGCCGCGATCCGGGTCTATTTGCGCCGGCGCGCCGATCTCGAGCCCAGGCCGGGAAGAGGCGGGGACGCCCTCTTCCTGAATTTCCGCGGCACGCGCCTGAACGTGCGGAGCGTGCGGCGGATCGTCGATCGCTACATCCGGCAGTGCGCCATCCTGCGGAAAGTCTCGCCGCACACGCTGCGGCATTCCTTCGCGACCCACCTGCTCGACGCCGGAGCCGATTTGCGATCGATCCAGGAGCTCCTCGGCCACGCCTCGCTCTCCACGACCCAGAAGTACACGCACGTCTCGACCGAGCGCCTCCTGAGAACCTATGGCAAAGCCCACCCGCGAGCCTGA
- the trmFO gene encoding methylenetetrahydrofolate--tRNA-(uracil(54)-C(5))-methyltransferase (FADH(2)-oxidizing) TrmFO, with the protein MPDPSRQPVCVIGAGLAGSEAAWQIAHRGHPVDLYEMRPERQTPVHKTGDFAELVCSNTFKSDSRDTATGLLKEEMRRCGSLILKVADTHRIPAGSALAVDREGFARGVTEALTSLAGVRIHRREMPALPPEGIVIVASGPLVSASLFEDIGRFTGRDHLYFFDAVSPIVEAESIDLSKVFRASRYGKGDDDYLNCPLDEEQYERLIDAILGAATVPRKDFEDTGFFEGCLPIEEMARRGRETLRFGPMKPVGLVDPATGRRPHAVVQLRQDNAAAEHFNLVGFQNSLRWGDQERVFRLIPGLEKASFVRLGMIHRNSYINAPAILLPTFQTRKRADLFFAGQVSGVEGYLESAASGLIAGINAARLAAGAAAVPFPATTALGSLGRYISSADRDDYQPANIAFGLLPPLAPPVRDKRRRHELLIRRALEDLSSFEEALSPVAPAR; encoded by the coding sequence GTGCCCGACCCCAGCCGTCAACCCGTCTGCGTCATCGGAGCCGGACTCGCCGGATCCGAGGCAGCCTGGCAGATCGCCCACCGGGGCCACCCGGTCGACCTCTACGAGATGCGCCCCGAACGGCAGACTCCGGTCCACAAGACAGGGGACTTCGCCGAGCTGGTCTGCAGCAACACCTTCAAGTCCGACTCCCGCGACACCGCCACGGGCCTGCTGAAAGAGGAGATGCGGCGGTGCGGCTCCCTCATCCTGAAGGTGGCCGACACTCACCGGATCCCGGCGGGCTCGGCGCTCGCCGTCGACCGCGAGGGATTCGCGCGAGGGGTCACCGAGGCCCTGACCTCGCTCGCCGGAGTGCGGATCCATCGCCGCGAGATGCCCGCCCTTCCGCCGGAAGGGATCGTCATCGTCGCCAGCGGCCCGCTCGTCTCGGCGTCGCTCTTCGAGGACATCGGCCGCTTCACCGGACGCGACCACCTTTATTTCTTCGACGCCGTCTCCCCGATCGTGGAGGCCGAATCGATCGATCTCTCGAAAGTGTTCCGGGCTTCCCGCTACGGCAAGGGGGACGACGACTACCTGAACTGCCCGCTCGACGAGGAGCAGTACGAGCGCTTGATCGACGCGATCCTGGGCGCGGCGACGGTCCCGAGGAAGGATTTCGAGGACACCGGCTTCTTCGAGGGCTGCCTGCCGATCGAGGAGATGGCGCGAAGGGGCCGGGAGACGCTGCGCTTCGGCCCGATGAAGCCGGTCGGGCTCGTCGATCCCGCCACCGGGCGGCGGCCGCACGCCGTGGTCCAGCTCCGCCAGGACAATGCCGCCGCCGAGCACTTCAACCTGGTGGGATTCCAGAACAGCCTCCGGTGGGGCGATCAGGAACGGGTGTTCCGGCTGATTCCGGGGCTCGAGAAGGCGTCGTTCGTGCGGCTGGGGATGATCCACCGCAATTCGTACATCAACGCGCCGGCCATCCTTCTTCCGACGTTCCAGACCCGGAAGCGCGCCGACCTCTTCTTCGCGGGACAGGTGTCCGGAGTCGAGGGATACCTCGAGTCGGCGGCTTCGGGGCTGATCGCCGGCATCAACGCCGCGCGGCTGGCCGCGGGAGCCGCCGCCGTCCCCTTCCCCGCGACCACCGCGCTGGGCTCCCTGGGGCGCTACATCTCCTCGGCGGATCGCGACGATTACCAGCCCGCGAACATCGCCTTCGGGCTCCTGCCGCCGCTCGCGCCCCCCGTGCGCGACAAGCGACGGCGCCACGAGTTGCTGATCCGCCGGGCCCTCGAGGACTTGAGCTCCTTCGAGGAGGCCCTTTCACCGGTCGCGCCGGCGCGCTGA
- a CDS encoding antibiotic biosynthesis monooxygenase: protein MIGRLWHGWTPRENAESYEALLRVEILPGIHRVPGYRGALLMRREDGEEVEFVTLTFFASLEAVRAFAGEDYEAAVVPPEARAILSRFDARSTHFETLLAPPDSMLL from the coding sequence ATGATTGGCCGGCTTTGGCACGGATGGACGCCGCGCGAGAACGCCGAATCCTACGAGGCCCTCCTGCGCGTCGAAATCCTTCCGGGAATCCACCGCGTCCCGGGCTATCGCGGAGCTCTCTTGATGCGCCGGGAGGACGGGGAGGAAGTCGAGTTCGTGACCTTGACCTTCTTCGCTTCGCTGGAAGCGGTCCGGGCCTTCGCGGGGGAGGATTACGAGGCCGCCGTCGTGCCGCCGGAGGCCCGAGCCATCCTGTCCCGGTTCGACGCCCGCTCGACCCACTTCGAGACTCTCCTCGCTCCCCCCGACTCGATGCTTCTTTGA